A genomic stretch from Plasmodium cynomolgi strain B DNA, chromosome 8, whole genome shotgun sequence includes:
- a CDS encoding hypothetical protein (putative) — MRVFTTLVLLFCLLRLSITTEAYLSNRAVKVNSALYAVRKKKKKKITKMIHITVSADNEIGTKGEIKKVKLSHAFNYIIPQKLGYRSTIDELVEKEKTENTLKYIDEIKRSFLWTYKKKLDGFNVPFQFAEGQKVLVTQDDILHYLLTRGLIRENDDVYDKIKSKKVKLDDVGSYPMKYTFMNSLHIDLTVHVMKVK; from the exons ATGCGGGTTTTCACCACTCTAGTCCTGCTTTTTTGTCTACTAAGACTCAGCATAACGACGGAGGCATACCTTAGCAACCGCGCGGTCAAGGTGAATTCCGCCCTGTACGcagtgaggaagaagaagaaaaaaaaaatcacgaAGATGATTCACATTACTGTGAGCGCCGACAATGAAATAGGAACAAAAG gagaaataaaaaaggtgaagctcTCTCACGCCTTCAACTATATCATACCGCAGAAACTGGGTTACAGAAGCACCATCGATGAGCTGgtcgaaaaggagaagactGAAAACACGCTCAAGTACATTGACGAAATTAAAAGGAGTTTTCTATGGACGTACAAAAAGAAGCTTGACGGATTTAACGTTCCCTTCCAGTTTGCTGAGGGGCAAAAGGTCCTCGTCACCCAAGACGATATCCTGCACTAT CTCCTAACCCGGGGGTTAATCCGCGAAAACGACGACGTGTACGATAagataaaaagcaaaaaggtgaagctcGACGACGTTGGAAGCTACCCGATGAAGTACACCTTTATGAACAGCCTCCACATCGACCTCACTGTACACGTGATGAAGGTCAAGTGA
- a CDS encoding ribosomal protein (putative): MNPHRERIPHLGRSNPPEERMDPPPKKVAHKKMVTQMKQRDNITKQRYAQIGDRVVKITFTSDKKKRKEYKKRKQINMIISQKKKNEFEKKKKMLRKMNNMIQTEREKGNVYFLPKKFRQKKKTKRKRLILLEKEAKQSVYNDLLGVIQNGDSKSEPKRILPQMGGAASYGREGYIKFIARKAKWRAMGSTNSSNCRWGQLKEEGGTRRDSSDGDHHLEEAPTGATGGASQIGEEVACVKRFLLLWGGKFPRGGGLRSGSAESSRKGAVRAPPLDVHSKTDKLNDPPQRAHSKTDMLNDPPQCAHSKTDKLNDPTQPERHGGDLPSREQIKECILRSEKIMNYIQTTRVQKKTYINEYVDQVITEELNSMVKSLLEKISKSQEKLFLMKKKKKRYYLGLRESYRHVCIDDPKLVLLAPNIEPMTNGVFDDQVNKIISKCREKGIPLVYALSKNLLGKCIKKSRQSVICIVDNDSFIGECDAIVRLANSLRRHAPVSSRDTSVGPTLNAP, from the coding sequence ATGAACCCTCACAGGGAGAGGATTCCCCActtggggagaagcaacccGCCTGAGGAACGGATGGATCCCCCCCCGAAAAAAGtagcacacaaaaaaatggtaacgCAAATGAAACAAAGAGACAACATCACCAAACAGAGGTACGCACAGATCGGAGACAGAGTTGTAAAAATCACCTTCAcgagtgataaaaaaaaaaggaaagaatacaaaaaaagaaagcaaattAATATGATTattagccaaaaaaaaaaaaatgaatttgaaaaaaagaaaaaaatgctccgTAAGATGAATAACATGATTCAGACAGAacgggaaaaaggaaacgtatattttttacccaAGAAAtttcgacaaaaaaaaaaaaccaaacggAAGAGACTTATCCTGCTAGAGAAGGAAGCAAAGCAGAGTGTCTACAATGACTTACTGGGGGtaattcaaaatggtgatTCTAAGAGTGAACCCAAAAGGATActtccccaaatggggggagcgGCAAGTTATGGGAGAGAAGGATACATAAAGTTTATCGCTCGAAAAGCGAAGTGGAGGGCTATGGGATCTACCAACTCTTCCAACTGTAGGTGGGGCCAACTGAAAGAGGAGGGAGGAACGAGACGTGACTCATCCGATGGGGACCACCATTTGGAAGAAGCCCCAACTGGAGCAACCGGTGGTGCATCACAAATAGGTGAAGAAGTCGCCTGCGTGAAAAGGTTCCTTCTCCTGTGGGGTGGGAAGTTCCCAAGAGGGGGGGGGCTGAGAAGTGGGTCCGCCGAATCAAGTCGGAAGGGAGCGGTAAGGGCCCCCCCACTTGATGTACACTCCAAGACGGACAAGCTGAATGACCCCCCTCAACGGGCACACTCCAAGACGGACATGCTGAATGACCCTCCTCAATGCGCACACTCCAAGACGGACAAGCTGAATGACCCCACTCAACCAGAACGCCATGGGGGGGACCTCCCCAGCagggaacaaataaaagagTGCATCctaagaagcgaaaaaattatgaattacATACAAACAACgagggtgcaaaaaaaaacgtacattAATGAGTACGTCGATCAGGTAATAACGGAGGAGCTGAACAGTATGGTTAAATCacttttggagaaaatttcCAAATCGCAGGAGAAACtgtttttaatgaaaaaaaaaaagaaaaggtacTACTTGGGTCTCCGGGAGAGCTACAGACACGTCTGTATTGATGACCCCAAGTTGGTTCTTCTAGCGCCGAACATTGAACCAATGACAAACGGGGTGTTCGACGACCAGGTGAATAAAATCATTAGCAAGTGTCGAGAGAAGGGCATACCCTTGGTCTATGCCTTAAGTAAGAACTTGCTTGGGAAGTGCATTAAAAAATCCCGGCAGAGCGTGATATGTATTGTAGATAACGATTCCTTCATAGGAGAGTGCGATGCGATTGTGAGGCTGGCGAACTCGCTCAGGCGGCATGCGCCAGTTAGCAGCCGTGACACGTCCGTTGGCCCCACTTTGAATGCGCCCTGA
- a CDS encoding rat BRAIN protein-like (Conserved protein;~putative): MKPPFGCATHYTSARTKFFLIKSSSDKNISISLNFNIWATTPKNEQKFVSAFMDNDYVILIFSVNGSSKFCGYAVMQSMPGESQNSNVYFYYDDKIFRGRNFDIQWIRVVDVSFQEVSHLKNSLNENKPIKVGRDGQEIERMAGIKLCEVFEAKYLSMASSADQAAQEEIQSNQANQANQANQANQANQANQANRANQANQANRANQSKQTSSTTYETSTNLLASSPRGAEKRDCVKLFPLGNTLNINYSTFKRIYAESQFNLVNIYNPALHVFPIDLTNMSYDEYIDLYEATQQVWQRKMLQLRYG, encoded by the exons atgaagcccCCATTTGGATGCGCTACGCATT aCACGAGTGCGAGGActaaattctttttaatcaaAAGCTCGTCAGACAAAAATATCTCCATTTCGCTAAACTTTAACATTTGGGCCACCActccaaaaaatgaacaaaaatttgtttccgCGTTTATG GATAACGACTACGTCATACTGATCTTCTCCGTCAATGGGAGCTCCAAGTTTTGCGGCTACGCCGTCATGCAGTCGAT GCCGGGCGAATCCCAAAACAGCAATGTCTACTTCTACTATGATGACAAAATATTTCGAGGGCGGAACTTTGACATTCAGTGGATTCGAGT CGTCGACGTGTCCTTTCAAGAAGTGTCTCACTTAAAAAACAGCTTGAACGAAAATAAGCCAATCAAAGTTGGACGTGATGGACAG GAAATTGAACGAATGGCCGGCATAAAACTGTGCGAGGTGTTCGAAGCGAAATACCTGAGCATGGCTTCTTCCGC gGACCAAGCTGCGCAAGAGGAGATACAATCGAACCAGGCGAACCAGGCAAACCAGGCGAACCAGGCAAACCAGGCGAACCAGGCGAACCAAGCAAACCGGGCGAACCAAGCAAACCAGGCAAACCGGGCGAACCAGTCTAAACAGACTAGTAGCACAACGTACGAGACAAGCACGAACCTCCTAGCGAGCAGCCCGCGCGGGGCGGAGAAAAGGGACTGCGTGAAACTCTTCCCCCTGGGTAACACCTTAAACATAAACTACAGCACCTTCAAAAGGATCTATGCCGAGTCGCAGTTCAACTTGGTCAACATATACAACCCCGCACTGCACGTCTTCCCGATCGATCTCACCAACATGAGTTACGACGAGTACATCGACTTATATGAGGCGACGCAGCAGGTGTGGCAGCGGAAGATGCTGCAGTTGCGGTATGGCTGA
- a CDS encoding hypothetical protein (putative): protein MKGVMRIKVTRGVHSLVAKSSESKLKKVKSYISNYHESTTDPNRKNRYLGLLSNIYHTIPSRFNEREVWEHFLTELKQERCFAKLKSIINRNSLVYPYLLCRQIVFLYYIGLDDEANRLLDQVKRKLAKCETEKYLECDAKVNEDMGDVIKMLYVLYHLRKTEQNYKEVILLCDKYICNTKRDPLNNLKYLLYFHLFYVQMNHSFSKMHRCIENKKHRMNVEQMMLLIRYVNLYLKRLYLRGVIRHRADRSGRVSLKQAEISHEETTHTIRSHSPCDRKKEVQKKVQNEFDIFLGNLLRINKNEKDHYVFSGFEDIVINQGRRDRTFGSPPAQRSQSESRSLRRSDPLLGEGGKTFHGREDRDEGPTWERGDPPLRGPPLHDPHLHDTCLVDSAQVGESPQVTERDLLLYRDIYTACTNEVMKKVLLHKEPLEADSLWNNFLSSIFRDSFMHFMLNKMKNKIKILNEEQFFTYLKQVKLLQIEEHPSVNNIVQIFFKNYSIFQIKLLDNFLIADKMTYYTDIFCQCPFVQKYILNMYRQNLNCFNVKILKKILAKLFYFLKEDKFLINGFDVLIKNIFVKIGVNGSFSDIVMVLHTLRQYNFHKNGMNNGQLRRRDSWGGTLHDGISPPCGGPTLAYDEVRKKMLSFFAPMCATDKRNEDEIGPTRGADRLDGLFHLSAPRLDYIKRGGASGGGVSGGRTYSCTNRGSEYHPICDYHPICEYLLYRTVVEKMHLGGKLRYDKYFDLNSILMMNKQLAKLFSLFVAKFFSAMRSGDSRLNIFDCVNNCVGDDGERATAKRFGGVGSSLGGEGSRFGDVGSSLGGAAKKGTRESDQSGGIGNSPCEVESPFDDELALRSFTEERFGIPTRVLQTYAQKHPGEYAAVKRFGDLLLLTLIDSFLYFELKGSHFIHFFLRLFEENSWPLCTYHYFFFYRIFNSFKYSQISARDKRCVREGEDSVDDAVAGYLSSEEAFERRRRQIVGICRAEVIWAIRRGLRVQAGEGGEVKEVKEVKDAGEVNNAGEVNNAGEVNNAGEVNDAGDVNAAGDVNAAGETPNEENVNAAGEASGGPNVDCLINLIFFHLQEEDIIDLFRSTFLSSLNEYLKRKGKDAVVKYALARDPTEGTYSKGESVRGRSDHQTSTIHFNEFAKIKSLFNSNGESQKMEVHSAEVVRRYEFFYLNMMSSRGRCSDALEDPFPTRADYLCYADFVLQRRAGCSAQDLLRLSRGVHKYGPCDQIGSLLETIKASWNSCVHTDSGVNFDVYCQVSGDVNSNSSGYSNFVSFQVSYLLLLTVSMKKTLPEDVAPVLNQIDNELANGVDMPPFWRLLLVQLIYMIRVQGLFSFDLLCSKYRQITLLYTRSIDQMRKERQRSRSTQCSRYGDNIWTHKIVKYLQDQKIPFEEEVQLVDSPFTFDLYVPSMNLFLLDGEKSPFCDTFIRCLQDNLFSHMDSKVVQVHEGCYHWLVRQSEGGGEPVGVAVKGWAV, encoded by the exons ATGAAGGGAGTAATGCGGATTAAG GTTACAAGAGGGGTGCACTCCCTAGTGGCCAAGTCGTCGGAGAGCAAGctgaaaaaagtaaaaagctACATCAGCAACTACCATGAGAGTACCACTGACCCGAACAGGAAAAACAGATACCTGGGGTTACTCAGTAATATTTACCATACCATTCCGTCTAGGTTTAATGAGAGGGAGGTGTGGGAGCACTTCTTAACAGAGCTCAAACAGGAGAGATGCTTCGCCAAGTTAAAAAGTATTATAAATAGGAACTCGCTCGTCTATCCGTATTTACTGTGCAGGCAAATTGTGTTCCTTTACTACATCG GTCTGGACGATGAGGCAAACCGACTGCTGGACCAAGTGAAGCGCAAGCTAGCCAAGTGCGAAACGGAAAAGTACCTCGAGTGCGATGCAAAAGTGAACGAAGACATGGGCgatgtgataaaaatgttatacgTCCTGTACCACCTAAGAAAGACCGAGCAAAATTACAAAGAGGTGATTCTCCTATGTGACAAGTATATCTGCAATACTAAGAGGGACCCCCTCAACAATTTGAAATACCTCCTCTACTTCCACTTGTTTTATGTCCAAATGAACCACTCCTTCAGTAAAATGCACAGGTGTATCGAAAACAAGAAGCACCGCATGAACGTGGAACAAATGATGCTTCTCATTCGATACGTGAATCTTTATTTGAAAAGGCTCTATTTGCGCGGCGTTATCCGGCATAGGGCAGATCGGTCCGGTAGGGTATCACTTAAACAAGCGGAGATCTCCCACGAGGAGACCACACATACCATTCGTAGTCACTCCCCATGTGATCGCAAAAAGGAGGTGCAGAAGAAAGTACAGAACGAATTTGATATCTTCCTCGGCAACCTTCTtaggataaataaaaatgagaaggacCACTACGTGTTTAGTGGCTTTGAAGATATTGTAATAAATCAGGGGAGAAGGGATCGTACTTTTGGGTCCCCACCTGCTCAGCGGAGCCAATCCGAAAGCAGGTCTTTACGTAGGAGTGACCCCCTCTtgggagaaggaggaaagacGTTCCATGGCCGGGAGGATCGCGATGAGGGGCCCACCTGGGAAAGGGGCGACCCTCCCCTGCGTGGCCCTCCTCTGCATGACCCCCATCTTCATGACACATGTCTGGTGGACAGCGCCCAAGTGGGGGAATCTCCCCAAGTGACGGAGAGAGACCTGCTCCTGTACAGAGACATATACACAGCCTGCACGAACGAAGTCATGAAGAAGGTGTTGCTTCACAAGGAACCACTGGAAGCAGACTCCCTTTGGAATAATTTCCTAAGTAGCATATTTAGGGACAGCTTTATGCACTTCAtgttgaacaaaatgaaaaacaaaatcaagATCCTAAACgaggaacaattttttacatacctCAAACAGGTGAAATTATTGCAAATAGAAGAGCATCCATCTGTCAACAATATCgtccaaatattttttaaaaattactctatttttcaaataaagtTATTAGATAATTTTCTCATTGCGGATAAGATGACCTACTATACGGATATTTTTTGTCAGTGTCCTTTTGTGCAGAAATATATTCTGAACATGTACAGGCaaaatttgaactgttttaatgtgaaaatattgaaaaaaattttggctaAATTGTTTTACTTCCTAAAGGAAGATAAGTTTCTCATTAATGGTTTCGATgtacttataaaaaatatttttgtcaaAATTGGAGTGAATGGATCGTTTAGCGATATCGTCATGGTTTTACACACACTGAGgcaatataattttcacaagaATGGGATGAATAATGGGCAGTTGAGGAGAAGGGACTCTTGGGGGGGGACTTTGCATGATGGGATTTCCCCACCTTGTGGGGGGCCCACTCTTGCCTACGACgaagtgaggaaaaaaatgctttccTTCTTTGCACCCATGTGTGCAACGGACAAGCGTAACGAGGACGAAATTGGGCCAACTCGCGGGGCAGACAGGCTGGACGGCCTCTTCCACCTGAGCGCCCCCCGCCTGGACTACATAAAGCGTGGCGGGGCTAGCGGCGGAGGAGTTAGCGGAGGTAGAACGTACAGCTGCACCAACCGAGGCAGTGAGTACCACCCCATTTGTGATTACCACCCCATTTGCGAGTACCTGCTGTACCGAACCGTGGTCGAGAAGATGCACCTGGGAGGGAAGCTCCGCTACGACAAGTACTTCGATCTGAACAGCATCCTCATGATGAACAAGCAGCTAGCTAAACtgttctccctttttgtggcCAAGTTTTTCTCAGCGATGAGGAGCGGGGACAGCCGCCTGAACATTTTCGACTGCGTTAATAACTGTGTTGGCGACGACGGGGAGAGGGCGACAGCAAAAAGATTTGGCGGTGTAGGAAGCAGCTTGGGAGGTGAAGGAAGCAGATTTGGCGATGTAGGAAGCAGCTTGGGGGGTGCGGCGAAGAAGGGGACACGCGAGAGTGATCAGAGTGGAGGAATCGGCAATAGTCCCTGTGAGGTGGAGTCCCCATTTGACGACGAATTGGCTCTCCGCTCCTTCACAGAGGAGAGGTTCGGGATCCCAACCCGAGTGCTGCAAACCTACGCGCAGAAGCACCCAGGGGAGTACGCCGCCGTGAAGCGCTTCGGCGATTTGCTCCTACTCACCCTCATCGACAGCTTCCTCTACTTCGAACTAAAGGGTTCCCATTTTATACACTTTTTCTTGAGATTATTTGAGGAGAACTCATGGCCCCTCTGTACAtatcactatttttttttttatcgaattTTTAATAGCTTCAAGTACAGTCAGATAAGTGCCCGCGACAAGAGGTGCGTCCGGGAGGGGGAGGACTCTGTGGATGACGCGGTGGCGGGGTACCTCTCCTCAGAAGAGGCGTTCGAGAGGCGCAGAAGGCAGATCGTGGGCATTTGCAGGGCGGAGGTCATTTGGGCCATCCGGCGGGGCCTGCGCGTGCAAGcgggagaagggggagaagtgaaAGAGGTGAAAGAAGTGAAAGACGCGGGAGAAGTGAACAACGCGGGAGAAGTGAACAACGCGGGAGAAGTGAACAACGCGGGAGAAGTGAACGACGCGGGAGATGTGAACGCCGCGGGAGATGTGAACGCCGCGGGAGAAACCCCAAACGAGGAAAACGTAAACGCCGCGGGAGAAGCGAGCGGAGGGCCCAACGTGGACTGCCTGATCAACctaatatttttccacctcCAGGAGGAGGACATAATCGACCTGTTCAGAAGCACCTTCCTGTCATCCCTAAACGAATACCTCAAACGGAAGGGAAAGGACGCAGTTGTGAAGTACGCACTGGCTAGGGACCCCACGGAAGGTACCTACTCGAAGGGGGAATCAgtgagaggaagaagcgacCATCAGACTAGCACCATCCATTTTAACgagtttgcaaaaattaaaagcttATTTAACTCAAATGGAGAGagtcaaaaaatggaagtccATTCTGCAGAGGTGGTTAGGAGGTATGAATTCTTTTACCTTAACATGATGAGTAGTAGGGGCAGATGTAGTGATGCTTTGGAGGACCCTTTTCCCACCCGAGCGGACTACCTATGCTACGCAGATTTTGTATTACAAAGGAGGGCGGGATGCTCTGCGCAGGACCTGTTGAGACTCTCCAGGGGGGTCCATAAGTACGGACCCTGTGATCAAATAGGAAGCCTGCTGGAAACCATTAAGGCGTCTTGGAACAGTTGCGTACATACGGATAGTGGAGTGAACTTCGACGTGTATTGTCAAGTGAGTGGTGATGTTAACTCCAACTCTAGTGGGTACTCTAACTTCGTCTCCTTCCAAGTTAGCTACCTCCTCCTTCTGACCGTTTCCATGAAGAAAACTCTGCCGGAAGATGTAGCCCCTGTGTTGAATCAAATTGACAACGAATTAGCGAACGGTGTAGAcatgccccctttttggcgTCTCTTACTAGTGCAACTTATTTATATGATTAGAGTTCAAGGGCTGTTTTCATTCGACCTGCTTTGCTCCAAGTACAGACAGATCACTCTGTTGTATACACGATCGATTGACCAAATGAGGAAAGAGAGACAAAGGAGTAGGAGTACCCAGTGCTCCCGTTATGGTGATAACATATGGACACACAAAATCGTAAAATATCTACAAGATCAGAAGATCCCCTTTGAGGAGGAAGTGCAGCTGGTAGACAGTCCCTTCACATTCGACCTTTATGTACCTTCCATGAATCTGTTTCTCCTGGATGGAGAGAagtctcctttttgtgataCCTTTATACGTTGTTTGCAGGATAACCTGTTTAGCCACATGGATTCGAAGGTGGTTCAGGTACACGAGGGGTGCTACCACTGGTTGGTGCGTCAGAGTGAGGGTGGTGGTGAGCCAGTCGGTGTGGCGGTTAAAGGGTGGGCAGTGTAG
- a CDS encoding 60S Acidic ribosomal protein P2 (putative): MAMKYVAAYLMCVLGGNENPTAKEVKKVLGAVNAGVEDDVLTNLMNSLNGKCYHELISEGMKKLQNIGGGGGGAAAVATADTADVKAEEKKEEKKEEEEEEEDDLGFSLFG, from the coding sequence atggctaTGAAATACGTAGCGGCCTACCTTATGTGCGTTTTGGGAGGTAATGAAAACCCAACTGCAAAGGAAGTGAAGAAGGTCTTGGGTGCAGTCAACGCAGGAGTAGAGGATGATgtattaacaaatttgatgaactctttaaatggaaaatgttATCATGAGTTAATTTCTGAAGGAATgaaaaagttacaaaatattggtggaggtggaggaggagctGCTGCCGTGGCAACAGCTGATACGGCTGATGTGAAGgcagaggagaagaaggaagaaaagaaagaagaggaagaagaagaggaagatgaCTTAGGATTTTCGCTCTTTGGTTAA
- a CDS encoding calcium-dependent protein kinase 3 (putative) translates to MSTVCAHRSRPSRPVSNATIKNKMKRSTETLRKKKGSTNKSFKFSKNNPAYCEGSRIANKKGKQEEEKKKEEQGGKALKCKRSKMGERGLTKSMKKSKDSNTHENSHENSHENTHQNTHQNTHQNTHESTHQNTHQSTHAHHPHHALKPGNSENFKFSRKGFILSFTGNLQDFYNLSEEPLGKGTYGAVYKATDKLLKIQRAVKVVSKKKLKNVHRFRQEIDIMKNLDHPNVIKLLETFEDSKQIYLVMELCTGGELFDRIVKKGPFSEMYTSFIMKQIFSVLNYLHIRNICHRDLKPENFLFFDKSPESLIKVIDFGLASYFSDTNAEMKTKAGTPYYVAPQVLAGRYDYKCDLWSAGVLFYILLCGYPPFYGESDHEILTRVKSGKFNFKGKEWAHVTEEARDLIKRCLTMDPQKRTTASEALRHPWFKKNPSTFNLDFKMDIHVLENFKNYALMLRFQKLAMTIIAQQSNDYDVQQLKASFLHLDEEGKGNITKVQLRKGLEKSGLMLPPNFDLLLDQIDSDGSGNIDYTEFLAAAIDRRQLSKKLIYCAFRVFDVDNDGEITTAELAHILFNGNKRGNITERDVNQVKKMIREVDKNGDGKIDFYEFSEMMKLTF, encoded by the exons ATGAGCACCGTGTGCGCGCACAGAAGCAGACCCAGCAGACCCGTCTCCAACGCCACCATCAAGAACAAGATGAAGAGGTCGACGGAGACcctgaggaagaaaaaggggtcGACGAACAAGTCCTTCAAGTTCAGCAAGAACAATCCAGCGTACTGCGAGGGAAGCAGAATTGCTAACAAGAAAGggaagcaggaggaggagaagaagaaggaggagcagggggggaaggcaCTAAAGTGTAAGAGgtcaaaaatgggagaaaggGGATTAACTaagagtatgaaaaaaagcaaagataGCAACACGCATGAGAATTCGCATGAGAATTCGCATGAAAATACGCACCAAAATACGCACCAAAATACGCACCAAAATACGCATGAGAGTACGCATCAAAATACGCATCAAAGTACGCATGCACACCACCCCCACCATGCACTAAAACCAGGCAAcagtgaaaattttaaattctCAAGAAAGGGGTTCATTTTAAGCTTTACAGGAAACCTGCAGGACTTTTACAACCTCTCCGAAGAGCCCCTAGGCAAGGGTACCTACGGAGCCGTCTACAAAGCGACAGACAAACTGCTCAAAATTCAGAGAGCCGTCAAAGTGGTATCCAAGAAGAAGTTAAAGAATGTACACAGATTTAGACAAGAAATAGACATCATGAAAAATCTAGACCATCCTAATGTGATAAAATTGCTAGAGACGTTTGAAGATAGCAAGCAGATTTACTTGGTGATGGAGTTATGCACAGGAGGAGAGTTGTTCGAtcgaattgtaaaaaaaggacccTTCTCTGAAATGTACACGTCCTTTATCATGAAGCAGATTTTCTCGGTTCTTAACTACCTGCACATTAGGAATATATGTCACCGAGATTTGAAGCCggagaattttttatttttcgataaGTCTCCAGAATCGCTAATCAAGGTGATTGACTTTGGCTTGGCTTCCTACTTCAGTGACACGAACGCGGAGATGAAGACGAAGGCCGGGACCCCCTACTACGTCGCCCCGCAGGTGCTAGCTGGCCGCTACGACTACAAGTGCGACTTGTGGTCCGCCGGCGTGCTGTTCTACATCCTGTTGTGCGGCTACCCCCCCTTCTACGGCGAGAGCGACCACGAGATACTCACCAGG GTCAAAAGCGGGAAGTTCAACTTCAAGGGCAAGGAATGGGCCCACGTGACGGAAGAGGCCAGGGACCTCATCAAGCGCTGCCTAACCATGGACCCTCAAAAACGAACGACTGCCAGCGAAGCACTCAGACACCCCTGGTTTAAGAAAAATCCGAGCACCTTCAACCTGGACTTTAAAATGGATATCCACGTTCtggaaaattttaagaattaTGCCCTTATGCTACGTTTCCAGAAGCTAGCCATGACGATTATTGCTCAACAGAGCAACGACTACGACGTGCAGCAGCTGAAGGCGTCATTTCTACACTtggatgaagaaggaaaagggaacATAACAAAGGTGCAGCTGCGGAAGGGTTTGGAGAAGAGCGGCTTGATGTTGCCCCCGAATTTTGATTTGCTCCTGGATCAGATAGACAGCGACGGAAGCGGAAACATTGACTATACGGAGTTCTTGGCGGCCGCGATTGACAGGCGGCAGCTCTCGAAG AAGCTCATTTACTGCGCCTTCCGCGTCTTCGATGTGGACAACGACGGGGAGATTACCACCGCGGAGTTGGCTCAT ATTCTTTTCAACGGAAACAAAAGAGGAAACATCACAGAGAGAGACGTCAACCAAGTTAAGAAAATGATCCGTGAGGTGGACAAAAACGGTGACGGGAAG atcGACTTTTACGAGTTTTCCGAAATGATGAAGTTGACGTTCTAG
- a CDS encoding hypothetical protein (putative): protein QKVGSTNSRHYGSGQHRSNPFEEEENNNAHKRNIKKMGTYTRGEKKIKPIHDEDKLIQDLRREQRMRMLHLQKQHGWIRSHQKKMASCFFTYRRRKTKDGDLTHEPLERGPQVEEPKAQRGSPRKRRLFKCLSEPEFGNSDDLLPGKGNQKANEASKRRAERAERADRETGRIPIDDSFLNSASYHRDVGYHSDTRCNRKISHDIGPYSKKAKRQLKKRVHVEMTPEKFYNPDYFTNMYAKLKSPLVQFFDESLLLQFDPQAD, encoded by the exons CAGAAGGTGGGAAGCACCAACAGCCGCCATTATGGCAGTGGTCAGCATCGGAGCAACCCCttcgaggaagaagaaaataataatgcccacaaaaggaatataaaaaaaatgggaacgtATACAcgaggagagaagaaaatcaAACCTATACACGACGAAGACAAACTAATTCAAGATCTGAGAAGAGAGCAGAGGATGAGAATGCTTCATCTGCAAAAGCAACATGGGTGGATTAGAAgtcatcagaaaaaaatggctagctgtttttttacctacagaaggaggaagac AAAAGATGGAGACTTGACCCACGAACCCCTCGAGCGTGGCCCCCAAGTGGAGGAACCAAAGGCGCAAAGGGGTTCGCCCAGGAAAAGGAGACTTTTTAAATGCCTAAGTGAACCCGAGTTCGGCAACAGTGATGACCTCCTCCCAGGGAAGGGGAATCAAAAGGCGAACGAGGCCTCCAAAAGGAGAGCAGAAAGGGCAGAAAGGGCAGATAGAGAAACTGGGAGGATACCCATCGATGATTCCTTCCTTAACAGTGCCAGTTACCACCGAGACGTCGGATACCACTCCGACACGAGATGCAACCGAAAGATAAGTCATGACATAGGGCCATATAGCAAGAAGGCAAAGAGGCAACTAAAGAAAAGGGTTCATGTAGAAATGACTCCAGAAAAG tTTTACAATCCTGATTATTTTACTAATATGTATGCCAAACTAAAATCa CCActcgttcaattttttgatgAATCCCTACTACTACAATTTGACCCTCAAGCagatta